Proteins encoded within one genomic window of Mycolicibacterium aubagnense:
- a CDS encoding ATP-binding cassette domain-containing protein — protein sequence MPASVRACGQDGSHRPNADPTWRAGPCWRSFITEMAAATDGTVRRQPALARYELAHAAEQVFDSLSGGQQARFQILLLELGGATLLLLDEPTDHLDLESAEALQQAIAAFEGAVIAVTHDRWFARDFDRFWIFQEDGEVVESPVPVWDEGRVVRPR from the coding sequence ATGCCCGCCTCGGTGCGCGCGTGCGGCCAGGATGGTTCGCACAGACCCAACGCCGACCCGACCTGGCGGGCCGGTCCCTGCTGGAGATCCTTCATCACGGAGATGGCCGCCGCGACGGACGGGACCGTGAGGCGGCAACCCGCGCTCGCGCGCTACGAGCTCGCTCATGCCGCGGAGCAGGTCTTCGACTCGTTGTCCGGCGGACAGCAAGCGCGATTCCAGATTCTGCTGCTCGAGCTGGGCGGCGCTACGCTGCTTCTGCTCGACGAGCCCACCGACCACCTGGACCTGGAATCCGCTGAGGCCCTGCAGCAGGCGATCGCCGCGTTCGAGGGCGCGGTGATCGCCGTGACACACGACCGATGGTTCGCGCGAGACTTCGACCGATTCTGGATCTTCCAGGAGGACGGCGAAGTCGTCGAGTCACCGGTACCGGTGTGGGACGAGGGGCGCGTCGTGCGACCGAGGTGA
- a CDS encoding alpha/beta hydrolase gives MVRAEDLLVDVAAELVEDTRRFYDVRPAGRGPGTVEELMAVRTARAASAPSDPPAEEDVVRCGGVQVPVRIFMPGDVAARGVYLDIHGGGFYLDCAARDDVRNRELAVSLGIAVVSVDYRLAPEHPWPSAPDDCESVARWLIGHAEARFGSSRLVIGGRSAGATLAMTTLLRLRDSGDVGGVAGAMLQFGTFDLSAQTPAGRRIADEYFLEAYVGHAKDRTVADISPVYGDLHGLPPVLMVVGAKDVLLEDNLAMASRLCAAGNGVDIRIYPESPHGFTGHPTAMAEAALDGINTWLLDRITAATG, from the coding sequence GTGGTCAGGGCCGAGGATCTGCTGGTCGACGTGGCCGCGGAGCTGGTCGAAGATACCCGGCGCTTCTACGACGTGAGGCCGGCCGGACGCGGCCCGGGCACTGTCGAGGAGTTGATGGCGGTCAGGACAGCGAGGGCTGCCTCGGCTCCATCAGATCCACCGGCCGAAGAGGACGTCGTGCGATGCGGGGGAGTCCAAGTCCCCGTCAGGATCTTCATGCCCGGCGACGTCGCAGCGCGCGGTGTCTACCTGGACATCCACGGTGGCGGCTTCTACCTGGACTGCGCAGCGCGAGATGATGTGCGTAATCGCGAGCTTGCGGTCTCCCTGGGCATAGCCGTGGTCAGTGTCGACTACCGGCTGGCGCCCGAACATCCCTGGCCGTCTGCGCCCGATGATTGCGAGTCCGTCGCACGGTGGCTCATCGGACACGCCGAAGCCCGCTTCGGGTCGTCGCGACTGGTGATCGGCGGACGGTCAGCGGGTGCGACGCTGGCCATGACCACCCTGCTGCGACTCAGAGACAGCGGAGACGTGGGCGGTGTCGCCGGCGCCATGCTGCAGTTCGGGACGTTCGATCTGAGCGCGCAGACCCCCGCCGGCCGACGCATCGCGGATGAATACTTCCTTGAGGCATACGTCGGCCATGCGAAAGACCGGACCGTCGCGGATATCTCGCCGGTCTACGGCGACCTGCACGGCCTGCCTCCGGTCCTGATGGTCGTCGGGGCCAAAGACGTTCTGTTGGAAGACAACCTCGCGATGGCCAGTCGGCTCTGCGCCGCTGGCAACGGCGTCGACATCAGAATCTATCCTGAGTCACCCCACGGGTTCACCGGACATCCGACGGCAATGGCCGAAGCGGCCCTCGACGGGATCAATACGTGGCTGCTTGACCGAATCACCGCTGCCACAGGCTGA
- a CDS encoding MBL fold metallo-hydrolase → MNIGELRILPVHDGTGIEVAAEILSRPNVADAWACHPDEVRSDGTLELPLGGFCITTGDQVVLVDAGVGAYDDGKYVGGGLLDSLRDRGIAPGDVTDVVFTHLHFDHVGWASHRGEIVFPRATFRVHRTDWEHFVTGPDAADAAIEKLTPIESQLELFDTDFTVAPGIDAVHTPGHTPGSVMYVVSSRGERALLLGDIAHSVVQFSERDWQVIWDLDPAAASAARNRIADEAAATGDFLVAAHFPGMRFGRVIKTGGQRRFVAV, encoded by the coding sequence GTGAACATCGGTGAACTCAGGATCTTGCCCGTACATGACGGCACCGGGATCGAAGTTGCAGCCGAGATCCTCAGTCGCCCAAATGTCGCTGATGCATGGGCGTGTCATCCCGATGAAGTCCGGTCAGACGGAACCCTGGAGCTTCCGTTGGGTGGGTTCTGTATCACGACCGGCGATCAGGTGGTCCTCGTCGATGCCGGGGTGGGTGCGTACGACGACGGGAAGTATGTCGGCGGCGGACTGCTGGACAGTCTGCGTGATCGCGGGATTGCGCCGGGCGATGTCACCGACGTCGTCTTCACTCATCTCCACTTCGACCACGTCGGCTGGGCGAGCCATCGGGGTGAGATCGTCTTCCCCAGAGCCACTTTCAGAGTCCATCGTACCGACTGGGAGCATTTCGTCACCGGCCCGGATGCAGCCGACGCCGCTATCGAGAAGCTCACCCCGATTGAATCGCAACTGGAGTTGTTCGATACCGATTTCACCGTGGCTCCCGGGATCGATGCGGTCCACACTCCTGGGCACACACCCGGTTCGGTGATGTACGTGGTGTCGTCACGGGGCGAGCGGGCGCTGCTTCTCGGCGACATCGCGCACTCTGTCGTCCAGTTCAGCGAGAGGGACTGGCAGGTGATCTGGGATCTCGACCCGGCAGCGGCGTCAGCGGCACGGAACCGGATCGCCGACGAGGCCGCCGCCACGGGGGATTTCCTTGTCGCCGCGCACTTCCCGGGTATGCGGTTCGGGCGGGTGATCAAGACGGGTGGCCAGCGTCGGTTCGTCGCGGTCTGA
- a CDS encoding GMC family oxidoreductase has protein sequence MSPAAEYDFIIVGAGSAGCLLANRLSANPDHRVLLIEAGGKDNWFWIKVPVGYLYTIANPRTDWCFTTEADPGLAGRSIHYARGRVIGGCSSINAMIHMRGQASDYVLWAQATGDERWLWGGADGPGETLAIYKQLEDYFGGADDWHGAGGEIRVEQPRVRWKILDAWQAAAAQVGIAPIDEFNRGDNSGSAYFHVNQRRGRRWSMADAFLHPIAHRPNLTVYTETQAVRLLLDDQVQEQQRHGAWTTAQRRATGVRLLKDGRMIDVQARREVILTAGAIGSPQLMQASGLGPAGLLTQHHVPVAVDLPGVGENLQDHLQLRTVYRIQGARTVNTLYRNWITRGGMGLQYVMLRSGPMTMPPSTLGAFAKSDPALASPDLEWHVQPLSLPKFGDPLHPFGAITPSVCNLRPTSRGHVRIASADPLTNPKISCNYLSTDADQHAAVTGLRMTREIMAAPALAPYHPDELLPGPQVVSDDDLQQAARELGTTIFHPVGTCAMGAFDPQGVPRSAATVLDTDFRVYRVAGLRVADASAMPTITSGNTNAPVMLIAERAAQAILG, from the coding sequence ATGAGCCCCGCCGCCGAATATGACTTCATCATCGTGGGCGCAGGCAGTGCGGGCTGCCTGCTCGCCAACCGGCTCAGCGCCAACCCCGATCACCGGGTCCTGCTGATCGAGGCCGGCGGCAAAGACAACTGGTTCTGGATCAAGGTGCCGGTGGGCTACCTGTACACCATCGCCAACCCGCGCACCGACTGGTGCTTCACGACCGAGGCCGACCCAGGTCTGGCCGGCCGCAGCATTCACTACGCGCGGGGCCGCGTCATCGGCGGCTGTTCGTCGATCAACGCCATGATCCACATGCGTGGCCAGGCCTCCGATTACGTCCTCTGGGCGCAGGCCACCGGTGACGAGCGCTGGCTGTGGGGCGGCGCTGACGGTCCCGGCGAGACGCTGGCGATCTACAAGCAGTTGGAGGACTACTTCGGCGGGGCCGACGACTGGCATGGCGCTGGTGGCGAGATCCGCGTCGAGCAGCCGCGGGTGCGCTGGAAGATCTTGGATGCCTGGCAGGCCGCCGCTGCCCAGGTAGGCATCGCCCCAATCGATGAGTTCAATCGGGGCGACAACTCCGGCAGCGCCTACTTTCACGTCAACCAACGGCGTGGCCGGCGCTGGTCGATGGCTGATGCCTTCCTGCATCCCATCGCCCACCGGCCCAATCTCACCGTCTACACCGAGACTCAGGCCGTGCGGCTGCTGCTGGACGACCAGGTCCAGGAGCAGCAGCGTCACGGTGCCTGGACCACGGCTCAGCGCCGCGCCACCGGCGTGCGCCTGCTCAAAGATGGCCGAATGATCGACGTCCAAGCGCGCCGGGAGGTGATCCTGACCGCCGGCGCCATCGGCTCGCCGCAGCTCATGCAGGCCTCGGGCCTGGGCCCGGCCGGGCTGCTCACCCAGCATCACGTGCCGGTGGCGGTCGATCTGCCCGGAGTTGGCGAGAACCTCCAGGACCACCTGCAGCTGCGAACGGTGTACCGCATCCAAGGCGCCCGGACCGTCAACACGCTGTACCGGAATTGGATCACCCGTGGTGGCATGGGACTTCAGTACGTGATGCTGCGCTCCGGGCCGATGACCATGCCGCCCTCGACGTTGGGGGCTTTCGCGAAAAGCGATCCGGCACTGGCCAGTCCCGATCTGGAGTGGCATGTGCAGCCGTTGTCCTTGCCCAAGTTCGGCGACCCGCTGCACCCCTTCGGAGCGATCACTCCTTCAGTCTGCAATCTGCGCCCCACCTCGCGTGGGCACGTCCGCATAGCCAGCGCGGATCCGTTGACCAACCCGAAAATCTCCTGCAATTACCTGTCCACTGATGCCGATCAGCACGCCGCCGTCACGGGCCTGCGGATGACGCGGGAGATCATGGCGGCACCAGCACTGGCCCCCTATCACCCGGACGAGCTGCTGCCCGGCCCACAAGTGGTGAGCGACGATGATCTGCAGCAGGCGGCCCGTGAACTCGGCACGACCATCTTCCATCCGGTGGGCACCTGTGCGATGGGAGCATTTGACCCGCAAGGTGTTCCACGGTCAGCGGCCACGGTGCTCGACACTGACTTTCGCGTGTATCGCGTCGCCGGCCTTCGCGTGGCCGATGCCTCGGCGATGCCCACCATCACGTCGGGCAACACCAACGCGCCGGTCATGTTGATCGCCGAGCGCGCAGCTCAGGCGATCCTGGGATAA
- a CDS encoding cupin domain-containing protein has protein sequence MTTSAARSSHTVSLLSGEIVEESELGSMRRVTVDALPILKNLSIKRLLLNPGAMRTPHWHANANELTYCVSGTALVSVLDNHSSFSNFIVTAGQMFHIESGALHHIENIGTDVAEFIIAFRNERPEDFGLGATFGAFTDAVLGNTYDLPSSDITKIRRSTVDHKLAARTGNATVPAAASFNDPHKFDIEAQAPGLNFASGNARFARDQFWPALKDISMYSLRITENGMREPHWHPVTAEMGYVHYGDARMTIMNPDGTLDTWNLTTGDMYFIPRAYPHHIENIGTDDWHFLIFFDQPFPADIGFKASASAYSREVLAAAFNTHIDDLPAFPFTPADPLVVSRVNPVDAHGVGQL, from the coding sequence ATGACCACGTCCGCTGCCCGCAGCAGCCACACCGTCTCGCTCCTCAGCGGCGAGATTGTCGAGGAGTCCGAGCTGGGTTCGATGCGCCGGGTCACCGTTGATGCCTTGCCGATCCTCAAGAATCTGTCGATCAAGCGGCTGTTGCTCAACCCCGGAGCCATGCGCACCCCACACTGGCACGCGAACGCCAACGAACTGACGTACTGCGTGTCGGGGACTGCGTTGGTGTCCGTCCTGGACAACCACAGCTCGTTCTCGAACTTCATCGTCACGGCCGGGCAGATGTTCCACATCGAATCCGGTGCGCTGCACCACATCGAGAACATCGGCACCGACGTCGCCGAGTTCATCATCGCCTTCCGCAACGAACGTCCCGAGGACTTCGGCCTGGGCGCTACCTTCGGAGCGTTCACCGACGCCGTGCTGGGCAACACATACGACCTCCCGTCGTCCGACATCACCAAGATCCGTCGCAGCACCGTCGACCACAAACTGGCAGCCCGCACCGGCAACGCGACGGTGCCTGCTGCTGCGTCGTTCAATGATCCGCACAAGTTCGACATCGAAGCCCAAGCGCCCGGGCTCAACTTCGCCAGTGGTAACGCACGCTTCGCCCGCGACCAGTTCTGGCCCGCACTCAAGGACATCTCGATGTACTCGTTGCGTATCACCGAAAACGGTATGCGCGAACCGCATTGGCATCCGGTCACCGCTGAGATGGGCTACGTGCATTACGGCGACGCGCGCATGACCATCATGAATCCGGACGGCACCCTGGACACCTGGAACCTCACCACCGGAGACATGTACTTCATCCCCCGGGCCTATCCCCATCACATCGAGAACATCGGCACCGACGACTGGCATTTCCTGATCTTCTTCGATCAGCCGTTCCCCGCCGACATTGGCTTCAAAGCCTCAGCCAGCGCCTACTCACGAGAAGTCCTGGCCGCCGCGTTCAACACCCACATCGATGATCTGCCGGCGTTCCCCTTCACTCCCGCAGACCCGCTGGTGGTCTCCCGGGTGAACCCCGTCGACGCACACGGCGTCGGCCAACTCTGA
- a CDS encoding alpha/beta fold hydrolase, which yields MSTITTTDGTEIFYKDWGTGQPIVFSHGWPLSSDDWDTQMLFFLAQGYRVIAHDRRGHGRSTQTPEGHDLDHYADDLAALVHALDLHDAVHVGHSTGGGEVVRYLARHGQARASKAALISAVPPLMVRAEANPEGLPKSVFDGLQAQLAANRSEFYRALPSGPFYNFDKPGVQSSEAIIENWWRQGMMGDALSHYDGIVAFSQTDFTEDLKTITIPTLVMHSVDDQIVPYVASGPKSAELLQNGTLKTYRDNFPHGMPTTHADVINADLLDFLKA from the coding sequence ATGTCGACCATCACCACCACCGACGGCACCGAGATCTTCTACAAGGACTGGGGAACAGGGCAGCCCATCGTGTTCAGCCACGGCTGGCCACTGTCCTCAGATGACTGGGACACCCAGATGCTGTTCTTCCTGGCGCAGGGCTACCGCGTCATCGCCCACGACCGTCGCGGCCACGGCCGATCCACCCAGACCCCCGAAGGACACGATCTCGACCATTACGCCGACGACCTGGCCGCGCTGGTCCATGCACTGGACCTGCACGACGCGGTACATGTCGGACATTCCACCGGCGGCGGCGAGGTGGTCCGCTACCTGGCCCGCCACGGTCAGGCCCGAGCATCCAAAGCCGCACTCATCAGCGCGGTCCCGCCGCTGATGGTTCGCGCCGAGGCCAATCCCGAAGGCCTGCCCAAATCTGTTTTCGACGGTCTGCAAGCACAATTGGCGGCCAACCGCTCGGAGTTCTATCGGGCGCTGCCGTCAGGGCCGTTCTACAACTTCGACAAGCCCGGTGTGCAGTCCTCGGAAGCGATCATCGAAAACTGGTGGCGCCAAGGCATGATGGGCGACGCTCTGTCGCACTACGACGGCATCGTCGCGTTCTCGCAGACCGATTTCACCGAAGATCTCAAGACGATCACCATCCCGACCCTGGTGATGCACAGCGTCGATGACCAAATCGTGCCGTATGTCGCCTCCGGCCCGAAATCAGCTGAACTGCTGCAGAACGGGACGCTCAAGACATACCGCGACAACTTCCCGCACGGTATGCCCACCACCCACGCCGACGTCATCAACGCCGATCTGCTCGACTTCCTGAAAGCCTGA
- a CDS encoding NADH:flavin oxidoreductase/NADH oxidase, whose product MPHLFTPLTLRDITFAHRAWMSPMMQFAAVPAGPDTGIPTDWHLQHLGSRAVAGAALVMVEATAVHPTGRSSHHDLGLWNDRQTAAFRRITEFLLTQGAVPGIQIVHAGRKGSTGVPWPDDKRPAHEDWGTVGPSEVPFGRLPSPTELSVGDIATTVDAFAAAARRAATAGFQVLEIHGAHGYLIHQFLSPHSNHRRDDYGGSLEHRMRFAVEVAAAVRANWPQGLPLFFRVSATDWLAGDTDDLRPGWTLADTLELAGRLKGVGVDLIDVSSGGSAPDAAIPVAPSYQVPFSARIRKEIDIPTAAVGLITAAEQADTIIADGEADAVFLARVLLRNPAWITQAAEELGHVLPHPPRYARAFG is encoded by the coding sequence ATGCCGCATCTGTTCACTCCACTGACGTTGCGGGACATCACCTTCGCCCATCGTGCGTGGATGTCACCGATGATGCAGTTCGCCGCCGTACCCGCGGGGCCCGACACCGGCATACCCACTGACTGGCATTTACAGCACCTGGGCTCCCGAGCGGTCGCCGGAGCCGCACTGGTCATGGTCGAGGCCACCGCCGTACACCCCACCGGTCGCAGCAGTCATCACGACCTCGGGCTGTGGAACGACCGCCAGACAGCTGCATTTCGCCGCATCACCGAATTCCTGCTAACCCAAGGTGCGGTGCCGGGCATCCAGATCGTGCACGCCGGGCGCAAGGGATCCACCGGTGTGCCCTGGCCCGATGACAAACGACCCGCCCACGAGGACTGGGGCACCGTTGGCCCCAGCGAGGTGCCGTTCGGCCGGCTCCCCTCTCCCACCGAGCTGAGCGTCGGTGACATCGCGACAACAGTCGATGCCTTCGCAGCGGCCGCCCGGCGTGCCGCTACGGCAGGCTTTCAGGTACTCGAGATCCACGGTGCGCACGGGTATCTCATCCACCAGTTCCTCTCGCCGCATTCCAACCACCGCCGCGACGACTACGGAGGATCGCTGGAGCACCGGATGCGATTCGCCGTGGAAGTGGCCGCTGCGGTGCGCGCGAATTGGCCGCAAGGACTACCGCTGTTCTTCCGGGTCTCGGCCACCGACTGGCTTGCCGGCGACACCGACGACCTACGCCCCGGGTGGACGCTGGCCGACACGTTGGAGCTGGCCGGTCGGCTCAAGGGCGTCGGCGTCGATCTGATCGACGTGTCCTCGGGCGGGTCGGCACCCGACGCCGCCATCCCGGTCGCACCCAGCTACCAGGTCCCGTTCTCGGCCCGTATCCGCAAAGAAATCGATATCCCCACCGCCGCAGTGGGACTCATCACTGCGGCGGAACAGGCCGACACCATCATCGCCGACGGCGAGGCCGACGCGGTGTTCCTGGCGCGGGTGCTGCTGCGGAACCCGGCATGGATCACCCAAGCCGCCGAGGAACTCGGCCATGTGCTCCCGCACCCGCCGCGATATGCGCGGGCTTTCGGCTGA
- a CDS encoding IS256 family transposase, whose protein sequence is MTTAHNIDLPTVLAERLTTAHPDVLRELLATFIHTLMGAEADALCGAGYGERSAERTNSRNGYRHRQFDTRAGTLDLAIPKLRQGSYFPDWLLERRKRAERALTTVVATCYLLGVSTRRMDKLVETLGITSLSKSQVSVMAKELDAAVEAFRTRPLDAGPYTFVAADALVLKVREAGRVVNVHALIAVGVNAEGYREILGIDVTTAEDGAGWLTFWRSLTARGLSGVKLVTSDAHAGLVAAIGATLPGAAWQRCRTHYTTNLMSVTPKSSWPWVRTLLHSVFDQPDAESVAAQYDRIIDALSDKLPNVADHLEAARPDLLAFTAFPKQIWRQIWSNNPQERLNKEIRRRTDVVGIFPDRAALIRLVGAVLAEQHDEWAESRRYLGLDVLSKSRTVNDTPTEQEATPAALPA, encoded by the coding sequence ATGACCACTGCCCACAATATCGATCTGCCCACTGTGCTGGCCGAACGACTCACCACTGCCCATCCCGACGTGCTGCGCGAGCTGCTGGCCACGTTCATCCACACCCTGATGGGCGCCGAAGCCGACGCCCTATGCGGTGCCGGCTACGGCGAACGCTCGGCTGAGCGCACCAATTCCCGCAACGGCTACCGACACCGTCAATTCGACACCCGTGCAGGGACTTTGGATCTTGCGATCCCGAAGCTGCGGCAAGGATCCTACTTCCCGGACTGGCTGCTGGAGCGCCGTAAACGCGCCGAGCGGGCCCTGACCACGGTGGTGGCGACGTGTTACCTGCTTGGTGTCTCGACGCGGCGGATGGACAAGCTGGTCGAGACCCTGGGCATCACGTCGTTGTCGAAGTCGCAGGTGTCGGTGATGGCCAAGGAACTCGACGCCGCCGTGGAGGCGTTCCGGACCCGGCCGCTCGATGCCGGCCCGTATACGTTCGTCGCTGCGGACGCTCTGGTGCTCAAGGTGCGTGAAGCCGGCCGGGTGGTCAACGTGCACGCCCTGATCGCCGTCGGGGTCAACGCCGAGGGCTACCGCGAGATCCTGGGAATCGATGTCACGACCGCTGAGGACGGGGCGGGCTGGTTGACGTTCTGGCGGTCGTTGACCGCCCGCGGCCTGTCCGGGGTCAAACTGGTCACCAGCGACGCCCACGCCGGGCTGGTCGCCGCCATCGGGGCCACCCTGCCCGGAGCGGCGTGGCAGCGCTGCAGAACCCACTACACGACCAACCTGATGTCCGTCACTCCCAAGAGTTCGTGGCCCTGGGTGCGCACCCTGCTGCACTCGGTGTTCGACCAACCTGACGCTGAATCCGTTGCTGCTCAATATGATCGGATCATCGACGCATTGTCCGACAAGCTGCCCAATGTCGCCGATCACCTCGAAGCGGCGCGGCCGGATCTGCTGGCGTTCACCGCGTTCCCCAAGCAGATCTGGCGCCAGATCTGGAGCAACAATCCCCAGGAACGACTCAACAAGGAGATCCGCCGGCGCACCGACGTCGTGGGCATCTTCCCCGACCGCGCGGCCCTGATCCGTCTCGTCGGAGCAGTGCTGGCCGAACAACACGACGAATGGGCCGAGTCGCGGCGCTACCTCGGCCTCGACGTTCTGAGCAAATCACGCACCGTCAACGACACCCCAACCGAACAGGAGGCTACCCCCGCGGCACTGCCCGCCTGA
- a CDS encoding alpha/beta hydrolase family protein, which produces MEFIFTDEAFKFETLRAAGFAADAGSDIGEVVVTTAQIPEGDEDAWTAAWKATAERTAQRGEDSLEIGDTVSAREAFLRASSYYRSAEFYRRKDPLNDPAVLELSRLSKDYMVKGGRLLDGPFREVEIPFEGDSLPGYLFLVDDSGTPRPTVIYTNGFDSTREEGFFVIGAAALRRGYNFLAYDGPGQGWMIREKKVPYRPDWENVLGPVVDYALTVHDIDPHKIVHFGYSLGGYLVSRYAAHDHRSAAIVCNDGMTTFYASYPPIPADTLALIEQGRDAEALPLLETMIKDDTNARWGLQNGVWVNGVSNFAEYVRSTAAYTLTDEDIHQIQTPTLLLEGEDDKVFAGQAAHVAGQLRAPHEHVVMRSADGAGAHCHEGAMYLLHQTVFNFLHRTLA; this is translated from the coding sequence ATGGAGTTCATCTTCACCGACGAGGCCTTCAAGTTCGAGACGCTGCGCGCGGCAGGATTCGCTGCTGACGCCGGGTCCGATATCGGCGAAGTCGTCGTCACCACCGCGCAGATCCCCGAAGGAGACGAGGATGCCTGGACTGCAGCGTGGAAGGCCACCGCGGAACGCACCGCGCAACGCGGTGAGGACTCCCTGGAGATCGGGGACACCGTCAGTGCCCGTGAGGCGTTCCTACGGGCATCGAGCTACTACCGCTCCGCCGAGTTCTACCGGCGCAAGGACCCGCTCAACGATCCTGCAGTCCTGGAGCTGTCCCGGCTGTCCAAGGACTACATGGTCAAGGGCGGCCGGTTGCTGGACGGCCCCTTCCGGGAAGTGGAGATTCCGTTCGAGGGTGACTCGCTGCCCGGCTACCTGTTCTTGGTCGACGACAGCGGCACTCCACGCCCAACCGTCATCTACACCAACGGTTTCGACTCCACTCGCGAAGAGGGATTCTTCGTCATCGGTGCCGCGGCGCTGCGGCGCGGGTACAACTTCTTGGCCTACGACGGACCCGGCCAGGGATGGATGATCCGCGAGAAGAAAGTTCCGTATCGGCCTGACTGGGAGAACGTGCTGGGCCCCGTGGTCGATTACGCGTTGACTGTTCACGACATCGATCCTCACAAGATAGTGCACTTCGGCTACAGCCTCGGCGGTTATCTGGTGTCCCGGTACGCGGCCCACGACCACCGGTCCGCAGCCATCGTCTGCAATGACGGTATGACCACCTTCTACGCGTCCTACCCGCCGATCCCGGCGGACACCCTGGCGCTGATCGAGCAGGGCCGCGATGCCGAAGCGCTGCCCCTGCTGGAGACGATGATCAAAGACGACACCAATGCCCGCTGGGGTCTGCAGAACGGCGTGTGGGTCAACGGCGTCTCCAATTTTGCTGAATACGTCCGCAGCACAGCCGCTTACACGCTCACCGATGAGGACATCCACCAGATCCAGACTCCCACCCTGCTGCTCGAAGGTGAGGACGACAAGGTGTTTGCCGGGCAGGCCGCACACGTCGCCGGTCAGTTGCGGGCGCCGCACGAACACGTCGTGATGCGCAGCGCCGACGGTGCCGGCGCACACTGCCACGAAGGCGCGATGTACCTACTGCATCAAACCGTCTTCAACTTCCTGCACAGAACACTGGCCTAG